TTTATGCTCTCTAATAAGAATTCTTTTATAGATTCCATTATATCCTTATCATACTCAGTGTCATCTTGATTATGCATTATGCAAACATGAGCATTGTGTTTTGCTATTACACTTGCCATATCTTTATCTTTTCTAAGACCCCACACATCATTTATCATTTCTACACCTAATTTTAAACTTTCATCTGCAACTTTCGCTTTGTAAGTATCTACAGATATAGGCGTATCTAATTCTTCTTTAAGCCTTTTTATAACAGGTATTACTCTTCTTAATTCTTCATCTGCATCTACATAGCTATGTCCTGGTCTTGTTGATTCTCCACCTAAATCTATTATATCTGCGCCTTCTTCAACCATTTTAATAGCATGCTTTAAAGCTTCATCTACGCTATTAAATTTACCTCCATCAGAAAAGCTATCTGGAGTAACATTTAATATACCCATTATATAAGTTCTCTCATTGTAATCAAACATCTTGTATATCTCCTATTTTATTATTTCATAGTTATTAAACTCATAGCTTCAGCCCTTGCAGCTATATCTTTTTCAAATATACCTCTAACTGCTGATGTTATAGTTTTGGATCCAGGTTTTTTAACCCCTCTCATAGTCATACACATATGTTCTGCTTCAACAACAACTATAACTCCATATGGATTAAGCTCTTCCATTATTATATCTGCTGCAGATTTAGTTATTCTCTCTTGCAATTGCGGCCTTTTAGCTAAAGTCTCTATTACTCTAGCAAGTTTTGAAAGACCAGTAAGCCTTCCATCTTTCGGTAAATAGGCTATATGCGCCTTACCAAAGAATGGAACTAAATGATGCTCACAACATGAGTAAAACGAAACATCTCTTACTAAAACTAATTCTTCATGTTTTTCATCTTGGAATATTACTTTTAAATGCTCTCTAGGATCTTGATGAATACCTGAATATATTTCTTCATACATTCTAGCTACTCTATCTGGAGTATCTAATAATCCTTCTCTATCAGGATCTTCTCCTATTGCTTCTAGTATATCTCTAACTGCTCTTTTTATTTTATCCTTATCTACATTGCTCATTAAGTTAGCCCCCTTGATTTATAGTTTATTGCCTAAATATATATTTATATACATTTATCAAGTCCTTATACTCATAAGTTTCAATGACTTTTTTGCATAATCTAAATACTTCTATATTTTCATCTTTTAAGCGTTTGAATAACTTTTTATCTTTAGGTATCCATTTATTATTTATAATAAAATACCCAACTATTATATCTTTTAAATATAAATTAGTCAAAAACTCATATTCAAAAACATCAAATTTTTCTTTACTCTTTAAACCCTCTATCTTAGCATAAAGATTAGATTTTAATAAGTTTACATCTTCATTTGATAATCTATCAGGACCCTCTGTAAATTTTTTCCTGCATAAAGCTATTATATCCTTTGATATGCCCAATTTATCATATACTACTTTTGGATTTTTCATTTCTTTTAAGAAAAAATATTCTTTTTCGTTTATAAATTTCTGTACCCCTTTTTCAGAAAAATAATTTATATCAAATTCAATATTTTCTATATATTTTACTATCCTAGTTTGTTTATCTCCGTTCTTTGTAAAAACAAACAAATCAATATCATTAACTGATGCGTTATCTGATTGTAAATCCACATTTTTAGATGAACCTACTAAGTATATAGCCTTAGTATTTTCATTATTTATGATTTTTTTAATTTCTTTATTATAAATACTATAAATACTATTTTTCATATATATTCTCCAATAAATATTTTAAGTTAATTTGGATAATATTTTTTTAAATAATATATTATCATTATTGTATTCTGTATTTTCTATTAATTTTACTTTCATAGCTCCCATTAAACTATTAGTTACAAAAGAAAATTCAAAATTATTTATTTCATTTATGTATATTTCTTTTTTTACTACCTCTATATTTAGTTCAATGCAAATATCTTCTATCCTTTTTTTCATTATACCATTTAATATTGGTAATTCATCCTTTGGCGTATATATCTTATTACCTTTTATAAAAAATATATTGCACATAGAACACTCTAGTATTTTATCTTCTGTACTCAAAAATATCGCGTCATCAAATCCATTATTAATAGCATACTCTTTAGTATATATATTTTCAAAATAATTAGTTGTTTTATGCCTATATATAATACTATCTCCTCTTTTTATAGGAGAAATAGTTAATTTAAATCCTTCATTGTACATTTTATCATTATAAATAATATCTCTAATTGATATGTTATATCCTTCATCAAATAAAGTTATCCTTAAAGCTTTATTTTTTATATTATTATTTTTTATATACATTAAAACTTCTTCTTTTAAAATATTTTTATCTACATCAATTTTTATGTTTAAATCTTTTACCGAATTATATAGTCTATTCATATGTAAATCAAAATCTATAGGCTCATTTTCTATTTTTATAGTTTCAAATAGACCTATCCCAAATTTGCTTAAATTACTATTAAAAGATATATTATTCTTCATAATAACTTCTTAATGCTTTCATTATAGATTGAGCCTTATCTAATGTTTCTTGATATTCATCCTCTGGATTTGAATCCCATGTCATTCCTCCACCAACTTGGAAATATACATTATCATCCTGTTTTACAATAGTTCTTATAGCTATATTTAAATCCATATCTCCATTAAATCCAATATATCCTATAGAACCTGTATAAACATTTCTTTGCGTTGGTTCTAACTCATCTATAATTTCCATAGCTCTAATTTTAGGGGCTCCAGTTATAGATCCTCCTGGGAATGTTGCTTTTATTACATCTATACAATCTTTATCCTCTTCTATTTCTCCAACTACAGTAGCTACCAAGTGATTTACATTTGCATAAGGTTCTATAATAAATAATTCGGGTACTTTAACACTTCCTATCTTTGAAATTCTACCTATATCATTTCTTTCTAAGTCTACTATCATAAGAAGCTCAGCTCTATCTTTTTCACTTTTTCTCAGTTCCTCTTGAAGCCTTAAGTCTTCTTCTATATTTTTTCCTCTAGGTCTTGTTCCTTTTATAGGTCTTGTCTCAACCTTCTTATCTACACATTTTATAAATCTTTCAGGAGAATTTGATAATATATGACTATGCTCAAAGTTTAAAAATGCACCAAATGGTGCAGGGCTAAATCTTCTTAGATCTCTATATAATTCATAACTTGATAGAGTTGTTTTCCCACTAAATCTTTGTGTTAGATTAGCTTGATATATATCACCTTGTTTTATGTAATCTTGAACTTTCCTTACAGCATTTTCAAATTCATTTTTTGTAAAGTTTGACTCTAGCCTCGTTTTTAATACTTCTTTTTCTTCATAACATATGCTATCTACTCCATTTAATTCTGACTCATATATCTTTTTTTCTATATTTTTAACTATTTTATTTTCTTCTTCAATATCTAAATCTGGAGTCGCTATATAAGTTTTGTTTTCTAAGTGATCTACTACAATTACCCAATTATAAAATCCAAAATATAAATCATATACATTAGTATCATCAATAGCAGTTCTAGGTAATCTTTCTATATAGTTGCCTAAATCATAAGATAAATATCCAACTGCTCCTCCTATAAATGGCAAATTAGTTTTATTTTCAACCTTATATTTTTTTAATTCTTCTTGTAAATTATCTAATGGATTTTTCAAAGTATCTTTATACTTTAATACTTTAAATGGATTACTACTTATAAAAGAATATCTTCCTAACTTCTTTTCATCCATAGCACTATCTAGTATAAAACTATTTTCTTCATATCTAAATATAGTAAATATCTCAAAGGAGTTTAACTTAGTATTTATTTCTTTTATCATATTATATATCCATCCTTTCTCTAGCATCCTTTATAAAGTTTCTTAATATATCATGACCTTGTTCTGATAATATTGCTTCTGGATGAAACTGTACACCTTCTATTAAATACTTTTTATGTTTTATTCCCATTATTTCATTTTTATCAGTTATAGCGGTAAC
The Romboutsia ilealis genome window above contains:
- the folP gene encoding dihydropteroate synthase; translation: MFDYNERTYIMGILNVTPDSFSDGGKFNSVDEALKHAIKMVEEGADIIDLGGESTRPGHSYVDADEELRRVIPVIKRLKEELDTPISVDTYKAKVADESLKLGVEMINDVWGLRKDKDMASVIAKHNAHVCIMHNQDDTEYDKDIMESIKEFLLESINIAIEAGIDKNKIVLDPGIGFGKTYEQNLEVLKRLGELKTLGYPILLGTSRKSVIGNTLDLPAQERVEGTIATTVLGIRDGVDIVRVHDVEKNLRAAKMADAIYRR
- the folE gene encoding GTP cyclohydrolase I FolE → MSNVDKDKIKRAVRDILEAIGEDPDREGLLDTPDRVARMYEEIYSGIHQDPREHLKVIFQDEKHEELVLVRDVSFYSCCEHHLVPFFGKAHIAYLPKDGRLTGLSKLARVIETLAKRPQLQERITKSAADIIMEELNPYGVIVVVEAEHMCMTMRGVKKPGSKTITSAVRGIFEKDIAARAEAMSLITMK
- a CDS encoding aminotransferase class IV → MKNNISFNSNLSKFGIGLFETIKIENEPIDFDLHMNRLYNSVKDLNIKIDVDKNILKEEVLMYIKNNNIKNKALRITLFDEGYNISIRDIIYNDKMYNEGFKLTISPIKRGDSIIYRHKTTNYFENIYTKEYAINNGFDDAIFLSTEDKILECSMCNIFFIKGNKIYTPKDELPILNGIMKKRIEDICIELNIEVVKKEIYINEINNFEFSFVTNSLMGAMKVKLIENTEYNNDNILFKKILSKLT
- the pabB gene encoding aminodeoxychorismate synthase component I, translating into MIKEINTKLNSFEIFTIFRYEENSFILDSAMDEKKLGRYSFISSNPFKVLKYKDTLKNPLDNLQEELKKYKVENKTNLPFIGGAVGYLSYDLGNYIERLPRTAIDDTNVYDLYFGFYNWVIVVDHLENKTYIATPDLDIEEENKIVKNIEKKIYESELNGVDSICYEEKEVLKTRLESNFTKNEFENAVRKVQDYIKQGDIYQANLTQRFSGKTTLSSYELYRDLRRFSPAPFGAFLNFEHSHILSNSPERFIKCVDKKVETRPIKGTRPRGKNIEEDLRLQEELRKSEKDRAELLMIVDLERNDIGRISKIGSVKVPELFIIEPYANVNHLVATVVGEIEEDKDCIDVIKATFPGGSITGAPKIRAMEIIDELEPTQRNVYTGSIGYIGFNGDMDLNIAIRTIVKQDDNVYFQVGGGMTWDSNPEDEYQETLDKAQSIMKALRSYYEE